The following are encoded together in the Takifugu flavidus isolate HTHZ2018 chromosome 22, ASM371156v2, whole genome shotgun sequence genome:
- the plxnb2a.1 gene encoding plexin-B2a isoform X1, translated as MRGEDMMKWWWWGTWQLVALTTTCLGSTEGKTSEFLSDTLINNVVADPRTGFLYVGAVNSLYQLSPDLEVQSRAETGPKRDSRLCTPPITEACEEAVDTDNHNKLLLVHPAENTLVVCGSIFRGICSLRNLSSVEDVLYYSDTKGEKSYVASTEESVSVVGVMSQYGKVGDSLPVFLVGKGYGSHDSAKLISTRILEDYGDWVVFDSIIEAAGVQSNPFVLRYLHDFRFAFKDGHHVYFLFSRTLGIQDTKNYTFISRMCENDLGYFSYTELQLNCSTTNKYNKAQAAFVATPGVLLAQNLTSTGQYEQVSPSDKVLFVTFTSDEDSSSSAMCMYPLRFINEKLVKIIEACYSGKGVIDGKPSVYLPYLSNPDECRSSNQKNMAVNYSCGAEFLPSPLASKAGFALKAEPLLERKGQLTAVAVAVEMEHTVAFVGSATGEVLKVHLSAHPEVYGRASAEVTGDKVNKNLLFDSSLQHLYITREKRITKVPVQTCHLKTDCQSCMSLKDPYCGWCVLEGKCTRKQECSRSSGRNAWLWSPDQKCVEIQSFNPPNLSCKKKDQVDIIIPKHPGLGSSDKLYCVFENLTTEALFDGKTLVTCSLPDPVEIPPTPDQQDYVSVPVKILVNKNIEVTSGEYHFYNCAATVRKNQNAPCISCVTSKWGCQWNAKDHSCSDREDAVDGEHIVQSQQSNRCPQFESPEPLLIPVGFEIPISFQGRNLDIYKGRKFTIGTELMKNIEREVTQEQGSKFTFSGYKFAYDKQQEVNISFHIKEKDTDRKIDSTLRVGLYNCSVGREDCSLCRHADATYQCVWCTATHMCVYQELCRLSAPAQCPKPEITDIIPRFGPLNGRISVTIKGSNMGIKKEDIKKITVAGVDCVHQEDRYSVSTSVVCEIGPAKRVPPSDLPFEPTHAGVVEVEVEGGRHGRSQVIFTYRDPKPVAVHPAKGPAAGGTVITITGKDLNTATKEDVTVIVGRDSCDLLSFGVVITCKTGKYSGQKLPSDLMKVTVKYGKNTTKEILSAYQYSENPKVTDYNPKASFLCGGRKIVVTGNGFDLIQRATMKVLPSTDEFSDDTSPGVVRVGPEFVEEARSKNDTVLQFDSPAVNSSCNIQALRTFLYLDNVVEELKSFGYHPDPSFNELLKNVITETSIIIVTGRGFDKAMTAKEAQVFVGDATCHVNILQEDKLILEAPSPQPKSRSKRPRRDTTNEMLELVVKFGHGEWLVGSVCYATKDDIPLAIIIPAVIIPMIIFIAVSVYCYRRKSQQAEREYEKVKHQLENLEESVRDRCKKEFTDLMIEMEDHTNDLSEARMPFLDYKTYTDCNFFLPSKDGANDPMITRKLQIPEGRRAIVAQALNQFSNLLNSKTFLINFIHTLESRPDFNARARGYFASLLTVALHGKLEYYTDIMRTLLLELMDEHVQNKNPKLMLRRSETVVDRMLYNWMSICLYQFLRDTAGEPLYKLFKALKHQVEKGPVDAKMKKAKYTLNDTGLLGDDVEYSVLTLQVLVHGEGPDVTPVKVLSCDTITQVKEKIIDQVYRNLPYSQRPKVESVALEWRPGSTGQILSDLDLTAQKEGRWKKLNTLAHYNVRDNATLVLSRVLHTQSFYQHQDSYEEKNSLLEEDNTFHLVRPADDIDEVKSKRGSMKDKAMTKAITEIYLTRLLSVKGTLQQFVDDFFRSVLCSNSIVPPAVKYFFDFLDEQALKHDNVDEETLHIWKTNSLPLRFWVNILRNPHFIFDVHVTEVVEASLYVISQTLMDACTKTEHKLSRESPSNKLLYAKEISSYKKMVDDYCKGIRQMVPVSDQDMNTHLAELSRQHTDKLNTQVALHQLYQYASKYYDVIIQSLDEDPAAQNKQLTLRLQQIAAALENKVTDL; from the exons ACATGAtgaagtggtggtggtgggggacaTGGCAGTTGGTCGCCCTGACGACCACATGCCTCGGCTCGACTGAGGGCAAAACCTCAGAGTTCCTCTCCGACACCCTGATCAACAACGTGGTGGCTGACCCGCGTACCGGCTTTCTGTATGTCGGTGCCGTCAACTCACTTTACcagctgagtcctgacctggaGGTCCAGTCCCGTGCCGAGACGGGCCCCAAACGGGACAGCCGTCTGTGCACGCCACCCATCACCGAAGCCTGCGAAGAGGCCGTggacactgacaaccacaacaAGCTGCTTCTGGTCCACCCGGCCGAGAACACTCTGGTGGTCTGCGGCAGCATCTTCAGAGGCATCTGCTCGCTGAGAAACCTAAGCAGCGTGGAAGACGTGCTGTACTACAGCGACACCAAAGGAGAAAAATCCTATGTGGCGAGCACCGAGGAGAGCGTCTCTGTGGTGGGAGTGATGTCGCAATACGGCAAGGTTGGAGACAGCTTACCGGTGTTCTTG GTCGGAAAAGGTTACGGCAGCCACGACAGCGCTAAGCTAATTTCCACCCGCATCCTCGAGGACTACGGCGACTGGGTGGTTTTCGACAGCATCATCGAGGCTGCGGGGGTCCAGTCCAACCCATTCGTCCTCCGGTACCTTCATGACTTCCGCTTTGCTTTTAAAGATGGGCATCACGTGTACTTCCTGTTCTCACGGACGCTGGGGATTCAGGACACCAAGAACTACACCTTCATCTCCAGGATGTGCGAGAACGACCTGGGTTATTTCTCCTAtacggagctgcagctcaactgTAGCACCACCAACAAGTACAACAAAGCTCAG GCTGCCTTCGTTGCAACTCCGGGTGTGCTTTTAGCTCAGAATCTGACCAGCACTGGTCAATACGAACAGGTTTCACCCTCGGACAAGGTGTTGTTTGTCACCTTCACCTCTGATGAAGACTCATCTTCATCAGCCATGT GTATGTACCCCCTGCGCTTCATTAATGAAAAACTGGTAAAAATAATAGAAGCCTGCTACAGTGGCAAAGGTGTCATTGATGGGAAACCCTCCGTCTACTTGCCTTATTTATCCAATCCTGACGAGTGCCGTAGCAGCAACCAG AAAAACATGGCGGTCAATTACAGTTGTGGAGCCGAGTTCCTGCCGTCCCCGTTGGCCAGTAAGGCCGGGTTTGCCTTAAAAGCGGAACCGCTGTTGGAGCGAAAGGGACAATTGACCGCCGTCGCAGTTGCTGTGGAAATGGAGCACACCGTGGCGTTCGTGGGCAGCGCCACCGGCGAG GTGCTGAAGGTCCATTTGTCAGCCCACCCTGAGGTCTACGGCCGGGCGTCGGCCGAGGTCACCGGAGACAAGGTCAACAAGAACCTGCTGTTCGATTCCAGCCTCCAACATCTGTACATCACCAGGGAGAAAAGG ATCACAAAGGTTCCGGTCCAGACCTGCCACCTGAAGACCGACTGTCAGTCCTGCATGTCCCTGAAGGATCCGTACTGCGGCTGGTGTGTCCTGGAGGGAAA GTGTACCAGGAAGCAGGAGTGCAGCCGGTCATCAGGGAGGAACGCCTGGTTGTGGTCGCCCGATCAGAAATGTGTCGAAATCCAGTCCTTCAATCCGCCAAACCTTAGCTGCAAGAAGAAAGATCAG GTGGACATCATCATCCCCAAACATCCCGGACTGGGGAGTTCCGATAAGCTATACTGTGTGTTTGAAAACTTGACTACTGAAGCTTTGTTTGATGGCAAAACCCTGGTGACCTGTTCACTGCCCGACCCTGTGGAAATCCCACCCACTCCAGACCAGCAGG acTACGTATCTGTCCCAGTCAAGATTTTGGTAAATAAAAACATCGAGGTGACGTCTGGAGAATACCACTTCTACAACTGTGCTGCTACAGTCAGGAAGAACCAAAATGCACC gtgtaTCTCCTGTGTGACCAGTAAATGGGGCTGTCAGTGGAACGCTAAAGATCACAGCTGCAGTGACAGAGAAGATGCTGTGGATGGAGAGCACATAGTTCAATcacaacag TCCAACAGATGTCCTCAGTTTGAGTCTCCCGAGCCGCTCTTAATCCCTGTGGGCTTTGAAATTCCCATCAGCTTCCAGGGCAGGAACCTGGACATCTACAAG GGCCGCAAGTTCACTATCGGGAcggagctgatgaagaacataGAGAGGGAGGTCACGCAGGAGcaggggtcaaagttcacattttcAGGATATAAG tttgcCTATGATAAACAACAGGAGGTGAATATATCGTTCCATATCAAAGAGAAAGACACTGACAGAAAGATTGATAGCACATTGAGAG ttggGTTGTATAACTGCTCAGTGGGAAGAGAAGACTGCAGTCTGTGTCGTCATGCCGATGCCACCTACCAGTGTGTGTGGTGCACAGCcacgcacatgtgtgtgtatcaagAGCTCTGCCGGTTGTCGGCGCCGGCGCAGTGCCCCAAACCGGAGATCACAGAT atcATCCCTCGCTTCGGTCCTCTCAACGGTCGAATTTCGGTGACCATCAAAGGGTCCAACATGGGAATAAAGAAGGAAGACATCAAGAAGATCACAGTGGCAGGAGTGGACTGTGTCCACCAGGAGGACAGATACTCCGTCTCCACCAG CGTGGTGTGTGAGATTGGCCCGGCCAAACGAGTACCGCCCTCAGATTTGCCGTTTGAACCGACCCACGCTGGAGTTGTGGAGGTGGAAGTGGAAGGAGGCAGACACGGGAGGTCCCAGGTCATCTTCACTTATCGG GACCCCAAACCAGTGGCCGTCCACCCAGCAAAGggtccagcagctggaggaactgTGATCACCATCACGGGAAAAGACCTGAACACCGCAACAAAGGAGGACGTCACCGTTATTGTGGGCAGAGATTCCTGTGACCt gcTGTCGTTCGGAGTTGTGATCACCTGTAAGACTGGAAAGTACAGTGGGCAGAAGTTGCCCTCTGACCTGATGAAGGTGACGGTGAAATACGGTAAAAACACCACCAAAGAGATCCTGTCTGCGTACCAGTACTCGGAGAACCCCAAGGTCACAGATTATAACCCCAAGGCCAGCTTCCTGTG TGGCGGCCGCAAGATCGTGGTTACAGGAAACGGGTTCGACCTGATCCAGAGAGCCACCATGAAGGTGCTGCCCTCCACCGATGAGTTTTCAGACGACACCTCTCCAGGCGTGGTGAGGGTTGGACCGGAG TTTGTTGAGGAGGCTAGGAGCAAGAACGACACGGTCCTGCAGTTCGACTCCCCAGCGGTGAACAGCTCCTGCAACATCCAGGCCCTGCGGACGTTTCTCTACCTGGACAacgtggtggaggagctgaagagctTCGGCTATCACCCTGACCCCTCCTTCAACGAGCTCCTGAAGAACGTCATCACGGAGACTAGCATCATCATTGTCACG GGTCGAGGTTTCGACAAGGCCATGACAGCCAAAGAGGCCCAGGTGTTTGTTGGAGACGCCACCTGTCACGTGAACATCCTGCAG GAGGATAAGTTGATCCTGGAGGCTCCATCGCCCCAGCCCAAGTCCAGATCCAAGCGCCCGCGCCGAGACACCACCAATGAGATGCTGGAGCttgtg GTGAAGTTTGGTCACGGTGAGTGGTTGGTGGGTTCGGTTTGCTACGCTACAAAAGACGACATTCCTCTGGCCATAATCATCCCGGCGGTCATCATCCCCATGATAATCTTCATCGCCGTGTCCGTCTACTGCTACAG GAGGAAAAGTCAGCAGGCAGAACGAGAGTACGAGAAGGTGAAGCAtcagctggagaacctggaggaaaGCGTTCGCGACCGCTGTAAAAAAGAGTTCACAG ATCTGATGATTGAAATGGAGGACCACACCAATGATCTGAGCGAGGCTCGGATGCCTTTCCTGGACTACAAAACCTACACGGACTGCAACTTCTTCCTGCCTTCCAAAGATGGCGCAAACGATCCCATGATCACAAGAAAACTACAGATCCCAGAAGGCCGCAGGGCCATCGTGGCTCAGGCTCTCAACCAGTTCTCCAACCTGCTCAACAGTAAAACCTTCCTCATTAAT TTTATTCACACCCTGGAGAGCCGTCCGGACTTCAACGCTCGAGCGCGTGGTTATTTCGCCTCCTTGCTAACGGTGGCGCTGCACGGGAAGCTGGAATATTACACAGACATCATGaggacgctgctgctggagctgatggacgAACACGTGCAGAACAAAAACCCCAAACTCATGCTGAGGAG GTCGGAGACAGTGGTGGACAGGATGCTCTATAACTGGATGTCCATCTGTCTCTATCAGTTCCTCAGG gacacagcaggagaaCCTTTATATAAGCTCTTCAAGGCCTTGAAGCACCAGGTGGAGAAGGGGCCAGTGGATGCCAAGATGAAGAAAGCCAAGTACACCCTGAACGACACGGGCCTGCTGGGAGACGACGTGGAGTACTCCGTCCTG ACCCTGCAGGTGTTGGTGCACGGCGAGGGGCCAGACGTGACCCCGGTGAAAGTGTTGAGCTGTGATACCATCACTCAG GTGAAAGAGAAGATCATAGATCAGGTGTACAGAAACCTGCCATACTCGCAGCGTCCGAAGGTGGAGAGCGTCGCTCTGG AGTGGCGCCCTGGCTCCACAGGTCAGATTCTGTCTGACCTGGACCTGACAGCCCAGAAGGAAGGACGCTGGAAGAAACTCAACACCCTGGCTCATTACAAC GTTAGAGATAACGCCACACTTGTCCTGTCCAGAGTTTTACACACACAGTCCTTCTACCAACACCAGGACAGCTACGAAGAGA AGAACtcactgctggaggaggacaacACCTTCCACCTGGTGAGGCCGGCCGACGACATCGATGAAGTGAAGTCGAAACGCGGCAGCATGAAGGACAAGGCCATGACCAAAGCTATCACGGAGATCTACCTGACTAGGCTGCTGTCCGTCAAG ggCACGTTGCAGCAGTTCGTAGACGATTTCTTCCGCAGCGTGTTGTGTTCCAACTCCATCGTTCCTCCGGCCGTCAAATACTTCTTTGACTTCCTGGACGAGCAGGCGCTGAAGCACGACAACGTGGACGAGGAGACGCTGCACATTTGGAAGACAAACAG CCTGCCTCTGAGGTTCTGGGTGAACATCCTGAGGAACCCGCACTTCATCTTTGACGTGCACGTGacggaggtggtggaggcctCGCTCTACGTCATCTCTCAGACCTTAATGGACGCTTGCACCAAGACGGAGCACAAACTCAGTCGG GAGTCGCCTAGCAACAAGCTGCTCTATGCAAAAGAGATTTCCTCCTACAAGAAGATGGTGGACGA ttaCTGCAAAGGCATCCGGCAGATGGTTCCAGTCAGCGATCAGGACATGAACACACATCTTGCTGAGCTGTCGAGG caacacacagacaAGCTGAACACGCAGGTGGCCTTACATCAGCTTTACCAGTACGCCAGCAAGTACTACGACGTG ATCATCCAGTCTCTGGACGAGGACCCGGCCGCCCAGAACAAACAGCTGACGCTCCGCCTCCAGCAGATCGCCGCCGCTCTTGAGAACAAGGTcaccgacctttga
- the plxnb2a.1 gene encoding plexin-B2a isoform X3, producing the protein MRGEDMMKWWWWGTWQLVALTTTCLGSTEGKTSEFLSDTLINNVVADPRTGFLYVGAVNSLYQLSPDLEVQSRAETGPKRDSRLCTPPITEACEEAVDTDNHNKLLLVHPAENTLVVCGSIFRGICSLRNLSSVEDVLYYSDTKGEKSYVASTEESVSVVGVMSQYGKVGDSLPVFLVGKGYGSHDSAKLISTRILEDYGDWVVFDSIIEAAGVQSNPFVLRYLHDFRFAFKDGHHVYFLFSRTLGIQDTKNYTFISRMCENDLGYFSYTELQLNCSTTNKYNKAQAAFVATPGVLLAQNLTSTGQYEQVSPSDKVLFVTFTSDEDSSSSAMCMYPLRFINEKLVKIIEACYSGKGVIDGKPSVYLPYLSNPDECRSSNQKNMAVNYSCGAEFLPSPLASKAGFALKAEPLLERKGQLTAVAVAVEMEHTVAFVGSATGEVLKVHLSAHPEVYGRASAEVTGDKVNKNLLFDSSLQHLYITREKRITKVPVQTCHLKTDCQSCMSLKDPYCGWCVLEGKCTRKQECSRSSGRNAWLWSPDQKCVEIQSFNPPNLSCKKKDQVDIIIPKHPGLGSSDKLYCVFENLTTEALFDGKTLVTCSLPDPVEIPPTPDQQDYVSVPVKILVNKNIEVTSGEYHFYNCAATVRKNQNAPCISCVTSKWGCQWNAKDHSCSDREDAVDGEHIVQSQQSNRCPQFESPEPLLIPVGFEIPISFQGRNLDIYKGRKFTIGTELMKNIEREVTQEQGSKFTFSGYKFAYDKQQEVNISFHIKEKDTDRKIDSTLRVGLYNCSVGREDCSLCRHADATYQCVWCTATHMCVYQELCRLSAPAQCPKPEITDIIPRFGPLNGRISVTIKGSNMGIKKEDIKKITVAGVDCVHQEDRYSVSTSVVCEIGPAKRVPPSDLPFEPTHAGVVEVEVEGGRHGRSQVIFTYRDPKPVAVHPAKGPAAGGTVITITGKDLNTATKEDVTVIVGRDSCDLLSFGVVITCKTGKYSGQKLPSDLMKVTVKYGKNTTKEILSAYQYSENPKVTDYNPKASFLCGGRKIVVTGNGFDLIQRATMKVLPSTDEFSDDTSPGVFVEEARSKNDTVLQFDSPAVNSSCNIQALRTFLYLDNVVEELKSFGYHPDPSFNELLKNVITETSIIIVTGRGFDKAMTAKEAQVFVGDATCHVNILQEDKLILEAPSPQPKSRSKRPRRDTTNEMLELVVKFGHGEWLVGSVCYATKDDIPLAIIIPAVIIPMIIFIAVSVYCYRRKSQQAEREYEKVKHQLENLEESVRDRCKKEFTDLMIEMEDHTNDLSEARMPFLDYKTYTDCNFFLPSKDGANDPMITRKLQIPEGRRAIVAQALNQFSNLLNSKTFLINFIHTLESRPDFNARARGYFASLLTVALHGKLEYYTDIMRTLLLELMDEHVQNKNPKLMLRRSETVVDRMLYNWMSICLYQFLRDTAGEPLYKLFKALKHQVEKGPVDAKMKKAKYTLNDTGLLGDDVEYSVLTLQVLVHGEGPDVTPVKVLSCDTITQVKEKIIDQVYRNLPYSQRPKVESVALEWRPGSTGQILSDLDLTAQKEGRWKKLNTLAHYNVRDNATLVLSRVLHTQSFYQHQDSYEEKNSLLEEDNTFHLVRPADDIDEVKSKRGSMKDKAMTKAITEIYLTRLLSVKGTLQQFVDDFFRSVLCSNSIVPPAVKYFFDFLDEQALKHDNVDEETLHIWKTNSLPLRFWVNILRNPHFIFDVHVTEVVEASLYVISQTLMDACTKTEHKLSRESPSNKLLYAKEISSYKKMVDDYCKGIRQMVPVSDQDMNTHLAELSRQHTDKLNTQVALHQLYQYASKYYDVIIQSLDEDPAAQNKQLTLRLQQIAAALENKVTDL; encoded by the exons ACATGAtgaagtggtggtggtgggggacaTGGCAGTTGGTCGCCCTGACGACCACATGCCTCGGCTCGACTGAGGGCAAAACCTCAGAGTTCCTCTCCGACACCCTGATCAACAACGTGGTGGCTGACCCGCGTACCGGCTTTCTGTATGTCGGTGCCGTCAACTCACTTTACcagctgagtcctgacctggaGGTCCAGTCCCGTGCCGAGACGGGCCCCAAACGGGACAGCCGTCTGTGCACGCCACCCATCACCGAAGCCTGCGAAGAGGCCGTggacactgacaaccacaacaAGCTGCTTCTGGTCCACCCGGCCGAGAACACTCTGGTGGTCTGCGGCAGCATCTTCAGAGGCATCTGCTCGCTGAGAAACCTAAGCAGCGTGGAAGACGTGCTGTACTACAGCGACACCAAAGGAGAAAAATCCTATGTGGCGAGCACCGAGGAGAGCGTCTCTGTGGTGGGAGTGATGTCGCAATACGGCAAGGTTGGAGACAGCTTACCGGTGTTCTTG GTCGGAAAAGGTTACGGCAGCCACGACAGCGCTAAGCTAATTTCCACCCGCATCCTCGAGGACTACGGCGACTGGGTGGTTTTCGACAGCATCATCGAGGCTGCGGGGGTCCAGTCCAACCCATTCGTCCTCCGGTACCTTCATGACTTCCGCTTTGCTTTTAAAGATGGGCATCACGTGTACTTCCTGTTCTCACGGACGCTGGGGATTCAGGACACCAAGAACTACACCTTCATCTCCAGGATGTGCGAGAACGACCTGGGTTATTTCTCCTAtacggagctgcagctcaactgTAGCACCACCAACAAGTACAACAAAGCTCAG GCTGCCTTCGTTGCAACTCCGGGTGTGCTTTTAGCTCAGAATCTGACCAGCACTGGTCAATACGAACAGGTTTCACCCTCGGACAAGGTGTTGTTTGTCACCTTCACCTCTGATGAAGACTCATCTTCATCAGCCATGT GTATGTACCCCCTGCGCTTCATTAATGAAAAACTGGTAAAAATAATAGAAGCCTGCTACAGTGGCAAAGGTGTCATTGATGGGAAACCCTCCGTCTACTTGCCTTATTTATCCAATCCTGACGAGTGCCGTAGCAGCAACCAG AAAAACATGGCGGTCAATTACAGTTGTGGAGCCGAGTTCCTGCCGTCCCCGTTGGCCAGTAAGGCCGGGTTTGCCTTAAAAGCGGAACCGCTGTTGGAGCGAAAGGGACAATTGACCGCCGTCGCAGTTGCTGTGGAAATGGAGCACACCGTGGCGTTCGTGGGCAGCGCCACCGGCGAG GTGCTGAAGGTCCATTTGTCAGCCCACCCTGAGGTCTACGGCCGGGCGTCGGCCGAGGTCACCGGAGACAAGGTCAACAAGAACCTGCTGTTCGATTCCAGCCTCCAACATCTGTACATCACCAGGGAGAAAAGG ATCACAAAGGTTCCGGTCCAGACCTGCCACCTGAAGACCGACTGTCAGTCCTGCATGTCCCTGAAGGATCCGTACTGCGGCTGGTGTGTCCTGGAGGGAAA GTGTACCAGGAAGCAGGAGTGCAGCCGGTCATCAGGGAGGAACGCCTGGTTGTGGTCGCCCGATCAGAAATGTGTCGAAATCCAGTCCTTCAATCCGCCAAACCTTAGCTGCAAGAAGAAAGATCAG GTGGACATCATCATCCCCAAACATCCCGGACTGGGGAGTTCCGATAAGCTATACTGTGTGTTTGAAAACTTGACTACTGAAGCTTTGTTTGATGGCAAAACCCTGGTGACCTGTTCACTGCCCGACCCTGTGGAAATCCCACCCACTCCAGACCAGCAGG acTACGTATCTGTCCCAGTCAAGATTTTGGTAAATAAAAACATCGAGGTGACGTCTGGAGAATACCACTTCTACAACTGTGCTGCTACAGTCAGGAAGAACCAAAATGCACC gtgtaTCTCCTGTGTGACCAGTAAATGGGGCTGTCAGTGGAACGCTAAAGATCACAGCTGCAGTGACAGAGAAGATGCTGTGGATGGAGAGCACATAGTTCAATcacaacag TCCAACAGATGTCCTCAGTTTGAGTCTCCCGAGCCGCTCTTAATCCCTGTGGGCTTTGAAATTCCCATCAGCTTCCAGGGCAGGAACCTGGACATCTACAAG GGCCGCAAGTTCACTATCGGGAcggagctgatgaagaacataGAGAGGGAGGTCACGCAGGAGcaggggtcaaagttcacattttcAGGATATAAG tttgcCTATGATAAACAACAGGAGGTGAATATATCGTTCCATATCAAAGAGAAAGACACTGACAGAAAGATTGATAGCACATTGAGAG ttggGTTGTATAACTGCTCAGTGGGAAGAGAAGACTGCAGTCTGTGTCGTCATGCCGATGCCACCTACCAGTGTGTGTGGTGCACAGCcacgcacatgtgtgtgtatcaagAGCTCTGCCGGTTGTCGGCGCCGGCGCAGTGCCCCAAACCGGAGATCACAGAT atcATCCCTCGCTTCGGTCCTCTCAACGGTCGAATTTCGGTGACCATCAAAGGGTCCAACATGGGAATAAAGAAGGAAGACATCAAGAAGATCACAGTGGCAGGAGTGGACTGTGTCCACCAGGAGGACAGATACTCCGTCTCCACCAG CGTGGTGTGTGAGATTGGCCCGGCCAAACGAGTACCGCCCTCAGATTTGCCGTTTGAACCGACCCACGCTGGAGTTGTGGAGGTGGAAGTGGAAGGAGGCAGACACGGGAGGTCCCAGGTCATCTTCACTTATCGG GACCCCAAACCAGTGGCCGTCCACCCAGCAAAGggtccagcagctggaggaactgTGATCACCATCACGGGAAAAGACCTGAACACCGCAACAAAGGAGGACGTCACCGTTATTGTGGGCAGAGATTCCTGTGACCt gcTGTCGTTCGGAGTTGTGATCACCTGTAAGACTGGAAAGTACAGTGGGCAGAAGTTGCCCTCTGACCTGATGAAGGTGACGGTGAAATACGGTAAAAACACCACCAAAGAGATCCTGTCTGCGTACCAGTACTCGGAGAACCCCAAGGTCACAGATTATAACCCCAAGGCCAGCTTCCTGTG TGGCGGCCGCAAGATCGTGGTTACAGGAAACGGGTTCGACCTGATCCAGAGAGCCACCATGAAGGTGCTGCCCTCCACCGATGAGTTTTCAGACGACACCTCTCCAGGCGTG TTTGTTGAGGAGGCTAGGAGCAAGAACGACACGGTCCTGCAGTTCGACTCCCCAGCGGTGAACAGCTCCTGCAACATCCAGGCCCTGCGGACGTTTCTCTACCTGGACAacgtggtggaggagctgaagagctTCGGCTATCACCCTGACCCCTCCTTCAACGAGCTCCTGAAGAACGTCATCACGGAGACTAGCATCATCATTGTCACG GGTCGAGGTTTCGACAAGGCCATGACAGCCAAAGAGGCCCAGGTGTTTGTTGGAGACGCCACCTGTCACGTGAACATCCTGCAG GAGGATAAGTTGATCCTGGAGGCTCCATCGCCCCAGCCCAAGTCCAGATCCAAGCGCCCGCGCCGAGACACCACCAATGAGATGCTGGAGCttgtg GTGAAGTTTGGTCACGGTGAGTGGTTGGTGGGTTCGGTTTGCTACGCTACAAAAGACGACATTCCTCTGGCCATAATCATCCCGGCGGTCATCATCCCCATGATAATCTTCATCGCCGTGTCCGTCTACTGCTACAG GAGGAAAAGTCAGCAGGCAGAACGAGAGTACGAGAAGGTGAAGCAtcagctggagaacctggaggaaaGCGTTCGCGACCGCTGTAAAAAAGAGTTCACAG ATCTGATGATTGAAATGGAGGACCACACCAATGATCTGAGCGAGGCTCGGATGCCTTTCCTGGACTACAAAACCTACACGGACTGCAACTTCTTCCTGCCTTCCAAAGATGGCGCAAACGATCCCATGATCACAAGAAAACTACAGATCCCAGAAGGCCGCAGGGCCATCGTGGCTCAGGCTCTCAACCAGTTCTCCAACCTGCTCAACAGTAAAACCTTCCTCATTAAT TTTATTCACACCCTGGAGAGCCGTCCGGACTTCAACGCTCGAGCGCGTGGTTATTTCGCCTCCTTGCTAACGGTGGCGCTGCACGGGAAGCTGGAATATTACACAGACATCATGaggacgctgctgctggagctgatggacgAACACGTGCAGAACAAAAACCCCAAACTCATGCTGAGGAG GTCGGAGACAGTGGTGGACAGGATGCTCTATAACTGGATGTCCATCTGTCTCTATCAGTTCCTCAGG gacacagcaggagaaCCTTTATATAAGCTCTTCAAGGCCTTGAAGCACCAGGTGGAGAAGGGGCCAGTGGATGCCAAGATGAAGAAAGCCAAGTACACCCTGAACGACACGGGCCTGCTGGGAGACGACGTGGAGTACTCCGTCCTG ACCCTGCAGGTGTTGGTGCACGGCGAGGGGCCAGACGTGACCCCGGTGAAAGTGTTGAGCTGTGATACCATCACTCAG GTGAAAGAGAAGATCATAGATCAGGTGTACAGAAACCTGCCATACTCGCAGCGTCCGAAGGTGGAGAGCGTCGCTCTGG AGTGGCGCCCTGGCTCCACAGGTCAGATTCTGTCTGACCTGGACCTGACAGCCCAGAAGGAAGGACGCTGGAAGAAACTCAACACCCTGGCTCATTACAAC GTTAGAGATAACGCCACACTTGTCCTGTCCAGAGTTTTACACACACAGTCCTTCTACCAACACCAGGACAGCTACGAAGAGA AGAACtcactgctggaggaggacaacACCTTCCACCTGGTGAGGCCGGCCGACGACATCGATGAAGTGAAGTCGAAACGCGGCAGCATGAAGGACAAGGCCATGACCAAAGCTATCACGGAGATCTACCTGACTAGGCTGCTGTCCGTCAAG ggCACGTTGCAGCAGTTCGTAGACGATTTCTTCCGCAGCGTGTTGTGTTCCAACTCCATCGTTCCTCCGGCCGTCAAATACTTCTTTGACTTCCTGGACGAGCAGGCGCTGAAGCACGACAACGTGGACGAGGAGACGCTGCACATTTGGAAGACAAACAG CCTGCCTCTGAGGTTCTGGGTGAACATCCTGAGGAACCCGCACTTCATCTTTGACGTGCACGTGacggaggtggtggaggcctCGCTCTACGTCATCTCTCAGACCTTAATGGACGCTTGCACCAAGACGGAGCACAAACTCAGTCGG GAGTCGCCTAGCAACAAGCTGCTCTATGCAAAAGAGATTTCCTCCTACAAGAAGATGGTGGACGA ttaCTGCAAAGGCATCCGGCAGATGGTTCCAGTCAGCGATCAGGACATGAACACACATCTTGCTGAGCTGTCGAGG caacacacagacaAGCTGAACACGCAGGTGGCCTTACATCAGCTTTACCAGTACGCCAGCAAGTACTACGACGTG ATCATCCAGTCTCTGGACGAGGACCCGGCCGCCCAGAACAAACAGCTGACGCTCCGCCTCCAGCAGATCGCCGCCGCTCTTGAGAACAAGGTcaccgacctttga